A window of Escherichia coli contains these coding sequences:
- the trbC gene encoding type-F conjugative transfer system pilin assembly protein TrbC, with protein sequence MKLSMKSLAALLMMLNGAVMASENVNTPENRQFLKQQENLSRQLREKPDHQLKAWAEKQVLENPLQRSDNHFLDELVRKQQASLDGKPRQGALYFVSFSIPEEGLKRMLGETRHYGIPATLRGMVNNDLKTTAEAVLSLVKDGATDGVQIDPTLFSQYGIRTVPALVVFCSQGYDIIRGNLRVGQALEKVAATGDCRQVAHDLLAGKGDSGK encoded by the coding sequence ATGAAGCTGAGTATGAAATCTCTGGCAGCACTGCTGATGATGCTGAACGGGGCGGTTATGGCGTCAGAAAACGTGAACACTCCTGAAAACCGCCAGTTCCTGAAGCAGCAGGAAAATTTAAGCAGACAACTGCGTGAAAAACCTGACCATCAGCTGAAAGCCTGGGCGGAGAAACAGGTGCTGGAAAACCCCCTTCAGCGTTCAGATAACCATTTCCTGGATGAGCTGGTTCGTAAACAGCAGGCTTCGCTGGACGGGAAACCCCGGCAGGGTGCTCTGTATTTTGTGTCGTTTTCCATTCCCGAAGAGGGGCTGAAACGAATGCTGGGCGAAACCCGGCACTACGGTATTCCGGCCACACTGCGGGGCATGGTGAACAATGACCTGAAGACCACCGCTGAAGCTGTGTTGTCCCTGGTGAAAGACGGCGCGACTGATGGTGTTCAGATCGACCCGACGCTGTTTTCACAGTACGGCATTCGCACTGTACCGGCACTGGTGGTGTTCTGCAGTCAGGGATACGACATCATCCGGGGAAACCTGCGGGTCGGCCAGGCGCTGGAGAAAGTGGCCGCCACGGGTGACTGCCGGCAGGTGGCTCATGATTTACTGGCAGGGAAAGGAGATTCCGGGAAATGA
- the traU gene encoding conjugal transfer pilus assembly protein TraU — translation MKRRLWLLMLFLFAGHVPAASADSACEGRFVNPITDICWSCIFPLSLGSIKVSQGKVPDTANPSMPIQICPAPPPLFRRIGLAIGYWEPMALTDVTRSPGCMVNLGFSLPAFGKTAQGTAKKDEKQVNGAFYHVHWYKYPLTYWLNIITSLGCLEGGDLDIAYLSEIDPTWTDSSLTTILNPEAVIFANPIAQGACAADAIASAFNMPLDVLFWCAGSQGSMYPFNGWVSNESSPLQSSLLVSERMAFKLHRQGMIMETIGKNNAVCNEYPSPILPKERWRYQMVNMYPDSGQCHPFGRSVTRWETGKNPPNTKKNFGYLMWRKRNCVFL, via the coding sequence CTGCTGATGTTATTCCTTTTCGCCGGTCATGTCCCTGCGGCGTCTGCGGATTCTGCCTGTGAGGGGCGTTTTGTAAACCCGATCACAGATATCTGCTGGAGCTGTATTTTCCCGCTCTCGCTGGGCAGTATCAAAGTCAGTCAGGGTAAGGTCCCCGACACGGCGAACCCGTCGATGCCCATTCAGATTTGTCCGGCACCGCCGCCGCTGTTCAGGCGTATCGGGCTGGCCATTGGTTACTGGGAGCCGATGGCGTTGACGGACGTCACCCGGTCACCGGGATGCATGGTGAACCTGGGCTTCAGCCTGCCGGCTTTTGGTAAAACGGCACAGGGAACGGCGAAAAAGGATGAGAAGCAGGTAAATGGGGCGTTCTATCACGTTCACTGGTACAAATACCCGCTGACGTACTGGCTGAACATCATCACATCGCTGGGCTGTCTGGAAGGTGGTGACCTGGATATCGCTTATCTTTCTGAAATCGACCCCACCTGGACGGACAGCAGCCTGACCACCATTCTCAATCCGGAAGCTGTCATCTTTGCCAATCCGATAGCACAGGGAGCCTGCGCAGCAGATGCGATTGCCAGCGCCTTTAATATGCCTCTCGATGTTCTGTTCTGGTGTGCCGGTTCGCAGGGAAGTATGTACCCGTTCAATGGCTGGGTGAGTAATGAGTCCAGTCCGTTGCAGTCCTCCCTGCTGGTCAGTGAACGCATGGCGTTCAAGCTGCACCGTCAGGGCATGATTATGGAAACCATCGGGAAAAATAACGCCGTCTGTAATGAATATCCGTCCCCAATCCTGCCCAAAGAACGCTGGCGTTACCAGATGGTGAATATGTATCCGGACAGCGGGCAGTGCCACCCGTTCGGGCGCAGCGTGACCCGCTGGGAAACCGGGAAAAATCCGCCCAACACAAAGAAAAACTTCGGCTACCTGATGTGGCGTAAACGTAACTGTGTCTTCCTGTGA